One Leisingera sp. M658 genomic window carries:
- a CDS encoding recombinase family protein, which produces MSEPRTIAYLRVSTREQSTDRQAYGLRDLCDEFHIEYLSAGARHRPVFEATIARLNPGDTFLVWDLDRAFRSTIDALITADQLRARGIHLRIAQMSFDTATEEGELFYTLIAAFARFERRILARRTREGLAAAKANGKRLGRPRKLDKETVHLAHKDIAENGYPCRYVAHLLGVSRITLQRAIRREGLA; this is translated from the coding sequence ATGTCCGAACCCCGCACTATCGCTTATCTGCGCGTGTCCACGCGCGAACAATCCACGGACCGTCAAGCCTACGGCCTGCGCGATTTGTGCGACGAGTTTCATATTGAGTATCTATCCGCTGGCGCGCGCCACCGTCCGGTGTTTGAAGCCACGATTGCCCGCCTCAATCCCGGTGATACGTTCCTGGTCTGGGATCTGGATCGCGCTTTCCGCTCGACAATTGATGCGCTGATCACGGCGGATCAGCTGCGGGCGCGCGGCATTCACCTGCGTATTGCCCAGATGAGCTTTGATACCGCGACCGAGGAAGGCGAGCTGTTCTACACGCTCATCGCCGCTTTCGCGCGGTTTGAGCGGCGCATCCTTGCCCGCCGCACGCGTGAAGGATTGGCGGCGGCCAAAGCCAACGGCAAACGCCTGGGCAGGCCGCGCAAGCTGGATAAGGAAACCGTGCATCTGGCGCATAAGGACATCGCGGAGAACGGCTATCCCTGCCGCTATGTCGCGCATCTGCTGGGCGTATCACGTATCACCCTGCAACGCGCCATCCGGCGTGAGGGGCTGGCATGA
- a CDS encoding type IV secretory system conjugative DNA transfer family protein produces the protein MAVRVLDPYGAARFATFEEVRQAGLLCPQGVEFGLTHGRPLFHSNRAGVKVTGGAGSGKTSQTAIPMILGSRSVFVLLDVKNGEITRVIEPHCALARIPLYTLDPYEVTGFPQLRTSLLSHLRSGSSTLVPDSQRFWQAILPDSGGDSRFFDQAGRRFGDAVTRHDVGLNCGTSLLRLFEVCSMLRADFSAWCGWAELAKDHGTLDLIATFAEMAEMYEASPKTFESIMAGVSNALAFMTDPAIQATFVDDVAADFPLEVIADPSAGPVIVSLILPEEVLEPLAPLVRQFFSSVRTIKQRRPDAPPVNLLIDEAARLGRFGELADFFAIGRGAGLTPWVFYQDDGQIFRNLGPTGKATIEANAALLLDLGGGIRDYETARARSEALGYQTVTVDDPLTQIRGQSAALELKRKVLLEGADPFEAAYRLRQLDYEAMHRTKLRKALMEPEELLRLDTGKMLVQARGYHLRPFIAQKLPYFRQRRFAGRYFPNPNEERDMGSVAIKTFWGTRRRKIIEEPTPSSLSHLPQYAGGRPLRYVAGFKPKT, from the coding sequence ATGGCAGTCCGTGTTCTCGATCCGTACGGGGCAGCCCGCTTTGCGACCTTCGAAGAAGTACGTCAGGCCGGGCTTTTGTGCCCCCAGGGCGTTGAATTCGGCCTCACTCATGGCCGCCCGCTGTTCCACAGCAACCGCGCCGGAGTCAAAGTGACTGGCGGTGCAGGCAGCGGGAAAACATCGCAGACGGCAATTCCGATGATCCTGGGCAGCCGTAGCGTGTTCGTGTTGCTGGATGTTAAAAACGGCGAGATTACCCGCGTGATCGAGCCCCACTGCGCTCTTGCCCGCATCCCGCTTTATACGCTCGACCCATACGAGGTGACGGGGTTCCCGCAGCTTCGCACGTCCTTGCTGTCGCACCTTAGATCCGGTTCATCCACGCTGGTGCCGGACTCCCAGCGCTTCTGGCAGGCGATCCTGCCAGATAGCGGCGGAGACAGCCGTTTCTTCGATCAAGCCGGGCGGCGGTTTGGCGATGCCGTCACCCGCCACGATGTGGGTTTGAATTGCGGCACCTCGCTTCTACGGCTCTTTGAGGTTTGCTCGATGCTGCGTGCCGATTTCAGCGCATGGTGCGGCTGGGCAGAGCTTGCCAAAGATCACGGCACGCTTGATCTGATCGCGACCTTTGCCGAAATGGCCGAGATGTATGAGGCCTCTCCCAAGACCTTCGAGTCCATTATGGCCGGGGTGAGCAACGCGCTGGCTTTCATGACCGACCCCGCCATTCAGGCCACCTTCGTGGATGATGTGGCGGCGGATTTTCCGCTGGAGGTGATTGCCGATCCAAGCGCCGGGCCTGTCATCGTTTCCCTGATCCTCCCGGAAGAGGTTCTGGAGCCGCTGGCTCCGCTGGTACGGCAGTTCTTCTCCTCCGTGCGGACGATCAAGCAGCGTCGGCCTGATGCCCCGCCTGTGAATCTGCTGATCGATGAGGCCGCCAGACTGGGGCGCTTTGGCGAGCTGGCTGATTTCTTTGCCATCGGGCGCGGCGCAGGGCTTACCCCCTGGGTTTTCTATCAGGATGACGGGCAGATTTTCCGCAACCTGGGGCCAACCGGAAAGGCCACAATCGAGGCCAATGCCGCGCTCCTGCTCGATCTCGGCGGCGGTATCCGGGACTATGAGACCGCGCGCGCCCGCAGTGAGGCGCTTGGCTACCAGACCGTCACCGTTGATGATCCGCTGACGCAAATTCGCGGCCAAAGCGCCGCGCTGGAGCTCAAGCGCAAGGTACTGCTGGAAGGGGCCGATCCTTTTGAGGCGGCCTACAGGCTGCGCCAGCTCGATTATGAGGCGATGCACCGCACCAAATTGCGCAAGGCTCTGATGGAGCCGGAAGAGCTGCTGCGGCTGGATACCGGGAAAATGCTGGTGCAGGCGCGCGGCTATCATCTGCGCCCGTTCATTGCGCAAAAGCTGCCTTATTTCCGCCAGCGCCGTTTTGCTGGCCGCTACTTCCCCAATCCGAACGAGGAGCGGGACATGGGCTCTGTTGCCATCAAAACTTTCTGGGGCACGCGCCGCCGGAAGATCATCGAGGAGCCCACGCCCTCCAGTCTGTCCCATCTGCCGCAATACGCAGGCGGACGCCCTCTGCGCTACGTCGCAGGCTTCAAACCCAAAACCTGA